A genomic region of Janthinobacterium lividum contains the following coding sequences:
- the metK gene encoding methionine adenosyltransferase, translated as MSNDYLFTSESVSEGHPDKVADQISDAILDAILTQDPAARVAAETLCNTGLVVLAGEITTHANVDYIQVARETIKRIGYDNTEYGIDYKGCAVLVAYDKQSPDIAQGVDEGAGIDLDQGAGDQGLMFGYACDETAELMPAAIHYAHRLVERQSQLRKDGRLPWLRPDAKSQVTLRYVDGRPVGVHTVVLSTQHAPEISHKQIEEAVIEEIIKPILPREWLTETKFLVNPTGRFVIGGPQGDCGLTGRKIIVDTYGGAAPHGGGAFSGKDPSKVDRSAAYAARYVAKNIVAAGLARQCQVQVSYAIGVAKPINITVYTEGTGVIPDAEIAKLVLAHFDLRPKGIVQMLDLLRPIYQKSAAYGHFGREEPEFTWERTDKVALLRDAAGLK; from the coding sequence ATGTCAAACGACTATCTCTTCACTTCCGAATCCGTTTCGGAAGGCCATCCCGACAAGGTTGCCGATCAAATTTCCGACGCCATCCTTGACGCCATCCTGACCCAGGATCCAGCCGCCCGCGTGGCTGCCGAAACCCTGTGCAACACGGGTCTGGTGGTGCTGGCTGGCGAGATTACCACCCACGCCAATGTGGATTATATTCAAGTTGCGCGCGAAACCATCAAACGCATCGGCTACGACAACACGGAATACGGCATCGACTACAAGGGTTGCGCCGTGCTGGTGGCCTACGACAAGCAGTCGCCGGACATCGCGCAAGGCGTCGATGAAGGTGCGGGGATTGACCTGGATCAAGGCGCTGGCGATCAGGGCCTGATGTTCGGCTACGCCTGCGATGAAACGGCCGAGCTGATGCCTGCCGCCATCCACTACGCGCACCGCCTGGTCGAGCGCCAGTCGCAGCTGCGCAAGGATGGCCGTTTGCCATGGCTGCGTCCGGACGCGAAATCGCAAGTGACCCTGCGCTACGTCGATGGCCGTCCGGTCGGCGTGCACACGGTCGTGCTGTCGACCCAGCATGCGCCGGAAATTTCGCACAAGCAGATCGAAGAAGCCGTCATCGAAGAGATCATCAAGCCGATCCTGCCGCGCGAATGGCTGACGGAGACCAAATTCCTCGTCAACCCGACGGGCCGTTTCGTCATCGGCGGTCCGCAAGGCGATTGCGGCTTGACCGGCCGCAAGATCATCGTCGACACCTACGGTGGCGCAGCCCCGCACGGCGGCGGCGCGTTCTCGGGCAAGGATCCTTCGAAAGTCGACCGTTCGGCCGCCTATGCTGCCCGCTACGTGGCGAAAAACATCGTCGCGGCCGGCCTGGCGCGCCAATGCCAGGTGCAGGTCAGCTACGCCATCGGCGTGGCCAAGCCGATCAACATCACCGTCTACACGGAAGGCACGGGCGTGATTCCCGATGCGGAAATCGCCAAGCTGGTGCTGGCGCACTTTGATTTGCGTCCAAAAGGCATCGTGCAAATGCTCGACCTGCTGCGCCCGATCTACCAGAAGAGCGCCGCCTACGGCCATTTCGGCCGCGAAGAGCCGGAATTCACGTGGGAACGCACGGACAAGGTCGCCCTGCTGCGCGACGCTGCAGGGCTGAAGTAA
- a CDS encoding phage holin family protein → MRLLLIWFINAAALFAVPYLMHSVTMSSGWTALLAAAVLGLVNALIRPLLILLTLPVTFLSLGLFILIINGFLFWLVAQVIDGFHVASFWSAVGGAILYSIISWALSTLLLSNDDGKA, encoded by the coding sequence ATGCGCTTGCTACTGATTTGGTTTATCAATGCGGCAGCCCTGTTTGCCGTCCCATACCTGATGCACTCGGTGACGATGAGCAGTGGCTGGACCGCGCTGCTGGCCGCTGCCGTGCTGGGGCTGGTCAATGCGCTGATCCGTCCTTTGCTGATCCTGCTGACCCTGCCCGTGACGTTCCTGTCGCTGGGTCTGTTCATTTTGATCATCAACGGCTTCCTGTTCTGGCTGGTGGCGCAGGTGATCGATGGTTTCCATGTCGCCAGTTTCTGGTCTGCCGTGGGTGGTGCCATTCTGTACAGCATCATTTCCTGGGCCTTGTCGACCTTACTTTTGAGTAACGACGATGGAAAAGCATAA
- the ahcY gene encoding adenosylhomocysteinase — protein MNAVLKSQHDYTIADITLAAWGDKEIKIAETEMPGLMAIREEFAAAQPLKGARITGSIHMTIQTAVLIQTLEALGAQVRWASCNIYSTQDHAAAAIAAAGTPVFAVKGESLDDYWEYTHRIFEWPNVDGKAVYSNMILDDGGDATLLLHLGVRAETDLSVLANPGSEEEICLFNSIKKHLLADPTWYSKRLPEILGVTEETTTGVHRLYQMHKEGKLAFPAINVNDSVTKSKFDNLYGCRESLVDGIKRATDVMIAGKVAVIAGYGDVGKGSAQAMRALSAQVWVTEVDPICALQAAMEGYRVVTMDYACEHGDIFVTCTGNYHILTHDHLTRMKDQAIVCNIGHFDNEIDVASLKQYEWENIKPQVDHIIFPSGRRIILLAEGRLVNLGCGTGHPSYVMSSSFANQTIAQIELYANTANYPVGVYTLPKHLDEKVARLQLKKLNAQLTELTQEQADYIGVRTEGPYKPEHYRY, from the coding sequence ATGAACGCCGTACTCAAATCGCAACACGACTACACCATCGCCGATATCACTCTGGCCGCATGGGGCGACAAAGAAATCAAGATTGCTGAAACGGAAATGCCTGGCCTGATGGCCATCCGCGAAGAATTCGCGGCAGCGCAGCCTCTGAAAGGCGCGCGCATCACCGGTTCCATCCATATGACCATCCAGACCGCCGTGCTGATCCAGACCCTGGAAGCACTGGGCGCGCAAGTGCGTTGGGCATCGTGCAACATTTACTCCACGCAAGATCATGCCGCCGCCGCCATCGCTGCCGCCGGCACGCCTGTGTTCGCCGTCAAGGGCGAGTCGCTGGATGACTACTGGGAATACACGCACCGCATCTTCGAATGGCCGAACGTGGACGGCAAGGCTGTCTACTCGAACATGATCCTCGACGATGGCGGCGACGCCACCCTGCTGCTGCACCTGGGCGTGCGCGCGGAAACCGACCTGTCGGTGCTGGCGAATCCCGGTTCGGAAGAAGAAATCTGCCTGTTCAACTCGATCAAGAAACACTTGCTGGCCGATCCGACCTGGTACTCGAAGCGTCTGCCGGAAATCCTCGGCGTGACGGAAGAAACCACCACCGGCGTGCACCGTTTGTACCAGATGCACAAGGAAGGCAAGCTGGCTTTCCCTGCGATCAACGTGAACGATTCCGTCACGAAATCGAAATTCGACAACCTGTATGGCTGCCGCGAATCGCTGGTCGATGGCATCAAGCGCGCCACCGACGTGATGATCGCCGGTAAAGTGGCCGTCATCGCCGGTTACGGTGACGTCGGCAAGGGTTCGGCCCAGGCCATGCGTGCCCTGTCGGCCCAGGTATGGGTAACGGAAGTCGATCCGATCTGCGCACTGCAGGCGGCGATGGAAGGCTACCGCGTCGTGACCATGGATTACGCGTGTGAACACGGCGACATCTTCGTGACTTGCACCGGCAACTACCATATCCTCACGCACGATCACCTGACGCGCATGAAAGACCAGGCCATCGTCTGCAATATTGGTCACTTCGACAATGAAATCGACGTTGCTTCGCTGAAGCAATACGAGTGGGAAAACATCAAGCCGCAAGTCGACCACATCATCTTCCCGTCGGGCCGCCGCATCATCCTGTTGGCCGAAGGCCGTCTGGTCAACCTCGGTTGCGGCACGGGCCACCCGTCGTACGTGATGAGCTCGTCGTTCGCCAACCAGACGATCGCGCAGATCGAGCTGTACGCGAACACGGCCAACTACCCGGTCGGCGTGTACACCCTGCCAAAACACCTCGATGAAAAAGTCGCTCGTTTGCAACTCAAAAAGTTGAATGCGCAGCTGACGGAACTGACGCAAGAGCAAGCCGACTACATCGGCGTGCGCACGGAAGGTCCATACAAGCCCGAGCACTACCGCTATTAA